In the Staphylococcus sp. IVB6240 genome, one interval contains:
- a CDS encoding SDR family NAD(P)-dependent oxidoreductase, translating to MKTIIITGSTDGIGKHLAKKLAAEGHQLIIHGRNPKKLEATLSEIKALSPQGTVTAYRADFSKMDEVYDFVNHIKNDFDKIDVLFNNAGLYAGTERTATAENIELTFMLSVQVPYILATELRPLLENASTGRIINTSSYMHHFAKVRDLDFGFEKKYSPGLAYNNAKLYTIWLTRYLAQQFQREGSNITVNTYHPGLISTNLGMDSSDQKVQKSFFGRFMKAMSKDVDQGIETGYYLALSEKVSSITGAYFDGKKLKRVSNKGYNDVKAKKLIDYCDQVIAAYRKGLL from the coding sequence ATGAAGACGATTATTATAACTGGTTCAACAGATGGAATTGGTAAGCATTTAGCTAAAAAACTTGCAGCAGAGGGTCATCAATTGATTATTCACGGTAGAAACCCTAAGAAATTGGAAGCAACTTTATCTGAGATTAAGGCATTATCTCCCCAAGGTACTGTGACTGCTTATCGCGCTGATTTTTCTAAAATGGATGAAGTATATGACTTTGTTAATCATATTAAAAATGACTTTGACAAGATTGATGTACTCTTTAACAATGCCGGGCTTTATGCAGGAACTGAACGTACGGCGACGGCTGAGAATATCGAATTGACATTTATGTTGTCAGTACAAGTTCCATATATTTTAGCTACAGAACTTCGTCCGTTATTAGAGAATGCATCAACAGGTCGTATTATTAACACATCCTCATATATGCATCATTTTGCAAAGGTAAGAGATTTGGACTTTGGATTTGAAAAGAAATATAGTCCAGGTCTTGCTTATAACAATGCGAAGCTCTACACGATCTGGTTAACGCGTTACCTTGCACAACAGTTTCAGAGAGAGGGTTCAAATATTACGGTGAATACGTACCATCCAGGTCTTATTTCTACTAATCTTGGCATGGACTCTAGTGATCAAAAAGTACAGAAATCATTTTTTGGTCGATTTATGAAAGCCATGTCTAAAGATGTAGACCAAGGCATTGAAACGGGATACTATTTGGCTTTATCAGAAAAAGTTTCATCGATAACAGGTGCATATTTTGATGGTAAAAAGTTAAAACGTGTTTCTAACAAAGGCTA
- a CDS encoding alpha/beta hydrolase — translation MSYITTKNSYITVNGNQIAYREVGKGKSDLPIVMLVHLAATLDNWDPKLLDLISEKHHVIVLDLPGVGASEGKVADTIPGMAVQTIEIIRALGYDKINLLGLSMGGMIAQEIIRANSQLVHRLILADTAPRGGMEVDKVTGKTFKFMIKAAIKKVDPKRYIFYNHDEEGGREADKVLNRMGERSKAFTDKEMNVPGFLTQLKAIKRWGKSEKDDLQYITQPTLIVNGDHDMQVPTVNSYHMNDKIKDSSVIIYPNTGHGSIFQYAEAFSQELINFLGE, via the coding sequence ATGTCATATATTACAACAAAAAATAGTTATATCACTGTTAATGGGAATCAGATTGCTTATCGTGAAGTAGGGAAGGGTAAGTCAGACTTACCGATTGTGATGCTCGTTCATCTTGCTGCAACACTTGATAACTGGGATCCTAAGTTATTAGATTTAATTTCTGAAAAACATCATGTTATTGTGCTTGACTTGCCAGGTGTGGGAGCCAGTGAAGGTAAGGTAGCAGATACAATTCCAGGTATGGCTGTGCAGACAATCGAAATCATTCGAGCGTTGGGATACGACAAGATTAATTTACTTGGATTATCTATGGGTGGCATGATTGCCCAGGAAATAATCAGAGCGAACAGTCAACTGGTTCATCGTTTGATTCTAGCTGATACAGCACCACGTGGTGGCATGGAAGTGGATAAGGTCACTGGTAAAACATTTAAATTTATGATCAAAGCTGCTATTAAGAAAGTAGATCCGAAACGTTATATTTTCTACAACCATGATGAAGAAGGTGGACGAGAAGCTGATAAAGTCCTTAATCGTATGGGAGAACGTTCTAAAGCATTCACTGATAAAGAGATGAATGTACCTGGTTTCTTAACACAATTAAAAGCCATTAAACGTTGGGGTAAGTCTGAAAAGGATGATTTACAGTATATTACACAGCCTACTTTAATTGTTAATGGAGATCACGATATGCAAGTGCCAACAGTCAATTCATATCATATGAACGATAAGATTAAGGATAGTAGTGTCATTATCTACCCTAATACAGGACATGGCTCAATTTTTCAATATGCAGAAGCATTTTCACAAGAATTGATTAATTTTTTAGGAGAATAA
- a CDS encoding Rrf2 family transcriptional regulator, giving the protein MDTKFTVALHILAMISESEETLSSQTLAESVGTNPSYIRKVIVLLKNAALIQSQQGRSGYQLSKSPEQMSLLEIYFATQEINKITLFEIPQNINQNCPVGQHMEGAIKPIFSNIEQQLEEELSRQTLDDVIDNLYKTAKRPRI; this is encoded by the coding sequence ATGGACACTAAATTTACAGTGGCTTTGCATATTTTAGCTATGATTAGTGAGAGTGAAGAAACGTTGAGTTCTCAGACTTTAGCAGAGAGTGTTGGAACAAATCCGAGTTATATTCGTAAAGTAATCGTCCTTTTGAAAAATGCAGCGCTTATTCAATCGCAACAAGGACGCTCTGGATATCAATTAAGCAAGTCGCCAGAACAGATGTCTTTACTTGAGATATACTTTGCCACTCAAGAAATTAACAAGATTACACTTTTTGAAATTCCACAAAATATTAATCAAAATTGTCCAGTTGGTCAGCACATGGAGGGGGCAATAAAGCCTATCTTTTCAAATATTGAGCAACAGTTGGAAGAAGAACTATCTCGTCAGACACTTGACGATGTGATTGATAATCTTTATAAAACAGCCAAAAGACCACGAATCTGA